One part of the Roseomonas gilardii genome encodes these proteins:
- a CDS encoding 23S rRNA (adenine(2030)-N(6))-methyltransferase RlmJ has translation MNYRHAYHAGNFADCVKHALQHHILAALRRKPAPFRVLDTHAGIGAYDLREERAERTGEWRAGIGRLEGIAEGPLAPWLSAVREFGWPPLYPGSPALSQAMLREGDRLVLCELHPEDQEELRARIGRDRRVAVHARDGWEAATALTPFPEKRGLLLMDPPFEQEGEFDRLADTIAAVSGRFRGCIQAAWYPVKHRAPVRDFHDRLRASGVRDLLACELWLREPTDPTRLNGCGLVVSNGPWVPEGSFEAVTGDILRALLERLGQGEPGQGCAVTRLTDE, from the coding sequence GTGAACTACCGCCACGCCTACCATGCCGGGAACTTCGCCGACTGCGTGAAGCATGCCCTGCAGCACCACATCCTCGCCGCCCTGCGGCGCAAGCCGGCGCCTTTCCGCGTGCTCGACACCCATGCCGGGATCGGCGCCTACGACCTGCGGGAGGAGAGGGCCGAGCGCACCGGGGAATGGCGGGCCGGGATCGGGCGGCTGGAGGGGATCGCGGAGGGTCCGCTCGCCCCCTGGCTCTCGGCCGTGCGGGAGTTCGGCTGGCCGCCGCTCTATCCCGGCAGCCCGGCGCTGAGCCAGGCGATGCTGCGGGAGGGCGACCGGCTGGTGCTCTGCGAGCTGCATCCCGAGGACCAGGAGGAGCTGCGGGCCCGGATCGGCCGCGACCGGCGCGTGGCGGTGCATGCGCGCGACGGCTGGGAGGCCGCGACCGCCCTCACCCCCTTTCCGGAGAAGCGCGGGCTGCTGCTGATGGACCCGCCCTTCGAGCAGGAGGGCGAGTTCGACCGCCTCGCCGACACGATCGCCGCCGTCTCGGGGCGCTTCCGGGGCTGCATCCAGGCGGCCTGGTATCCGGTGAAGCACCGCGCCCCGGTGCGCGACTTCCACGACCGGCTCCGCGCCTCCGGGGTGCGGGATCTGCTGGCCTGCGAGCTCTGGCTGCGCGAGCCCACCGACCCGACGCGGCTCAACGGCTGCGGGCTGGTGGTCAGCAACGGCCCCTGGGTGCCGGAGGGGAGTTTCGAGGCCGTGACCGGCGACATCCTGCGCGCGCTGCTGGAACGCCTGGGCCAGGGCGAGCCGGGCCAGGGCTGCGCCGTGACGAGGCTGACCGATGAGTGA
- the tsaD gene encoding tRNA (adenosine(37)-N6)-threonylcarbamoyltransferase complex transferase subunit TsaD yields the protein MELKGPVLGLESSCDETAAALLAPDGRVLAEALLSQVAEHARFGGVVPEVAARAHLHHMPRLAARVFEQAGIAPAALGGIAATSGPGLIGGLIVGASFGKGLALAHGLPFVAVNHLEAHALTPRLPGLLPEAPAFPYLLLLLSGGHCQCVAVEGLGRYRRLGSTLDDAVGEAFDKSAKLLGLPWPGGPHLERLAASGDPKRIPLPRPMLGRPGCDFSFSGLKTAVAQAVGKLADEAGKADIAAAFQASVSAVMADRARNALGMMRGATALVVSGGVAANGGVREALRGVAERAGLPLIAPPIRLCTDNAVMVAWAGIERLRAGLTDPVDHAPRPRWPLAELSPAGEGIS from the coding sequence ATGGAACTCAAGGGGCCCGTGCTCGGCCTGGAAAGCAGTTGCGACGAGACGGCGGCGGCTCTGCTGGCCCCCGATGGGCGCGTGCTGGCCGAGGCGCTGCTGAGCCAGGTGGCGGAGCATGCGCGCTTCGGCGGCGTGGTGCCGGAGGTCGCGGCGCGGGCGCATCTGCACCACATGCCGCGCCTCGCCGCCCGGGTCTTCGAGCAGGCCGGGATCGCGCCGGCGGCGCTGGGCGGCATCGCCGCCACCTCGGGGCCCGGGCTGATCGGCGGGCTGATCGTCGGTGCCAGCTTCGGCAAGGGCCTGGCCCTGGCGCATGGCCTGCCCTTCGTGGCGGTGAACCATCTGGAGGCGCATGCGCTGACGCCGCGCCTTCCCGGATTGCTGCCCGAGGCGCCGGCTTTTCCCTACCTGCTGCTGCTGCTGTCCGGCGGGCATTGCCAGTGCGTGGCGGTGGAGGGGCTGGGCCGCTACCGCCGCCTCGGCTCGACGCTGGACGACGCGGTGGGCGAAGCCTTCGACAAGTCGGCCAAGCTGCTTGGCCTGCCCTGGCCCGGCGGGCCGCATCTGGAACGGCTGGCGGCGTCGGGCGACCCGAAGCGCATCCCCCTGCCCCGCCCGATGCTGGGGCGGCCGGGCTGCGACTTCTCCTTCTCCGGCCTCAAGACCGCCGTGGCCCAGGCGGTGGGCAAACTCGCCGACGAAGCCGGAAAGGCGGACATCGCCGCCGCCTTCCAGGCCAGCGTTTCCGCCGTGATGGCCGACCGGGCGCGCAACGCCCTCGGCATGATGCGCGGCGCCACGGCGCTGGTGGTGTCCGGCGGCGTCGCCGCCAATGGCGGGGTGCGCGAGGCGCTGCGCGGCGTGGCGGAACGGGCCGGGCTGCCGCTGATCGCCCCGCCCATCCGGCTCTGCACGGACAATGCGGTGATGGTGGCCTGGGCCGGGATCGAGCGGCTGCGCGCCGGCCTCACCGATCCGGTGGACCACGCGCCACGGCCGCGCTGGCCGCTGGCGGAGCTTTCTCCCGCCGGGGAGGGGATATCCTGA
- a CDS encoding ABC transporter substrate-binding protein: MARISSRLRLALPLLPLLPWLAPPVRAQAADGGWPRRVTDLAGREVTLPRQPRAILLAENFQLLTLSVLLPDPVSLLVGMGGDLKQHDQGSDRAFRQRFPAMNQVPELTSAVGQGLSVERVLALRPELVILSTWQLGSAETRQNVEHLASAGIPVIFIDNFQRPLSNGIPSIRLLGRALGCEERAEAVIGFQEERLARIRERVAAHAGPRPGVIMNAFAGRRPCCWVAGNDGTGQMLSLVGVRNLSEGMLPGPRGGEINLEQLLAVAPEIVVNTGNRHDEDQQGLRVGTGVTLAEARASLEALMASPELVALPATRDRRVYGLWNPVFGSPVGIAALEAMARWLRPDLFADLDPAATLAEINRRFAAVPFEGTYWVGPG, from the coding sequence TTGGCCCGCATTTCCTCCCGCCTCCGCCTCGCGCTGCCATTGCTGCCGCTGCTGCCCTGGCTCGCTCCGCCGGTGCGCGCCCAGGCAGCGGATGGCGGATGGCCGCGCCGTGTCACGGATCTGGCGGGGCGCGAGGTCACGCTCCCGCGGCAGCCCCGGGCGATCCTGCTGGCCGAGAACTTCCAGCTCCTGACCCTGTCGGTGCTGCTGCCCGACCCCGTCTCCCTGCTGGTCGGCATGGGCGGCGACCTGAAGCAGCACGACCAGGGCAGCGACCGGGCCTTCCGCCAGCGCTTCCCGGCGATGAACCAGGTGCCGGAGCTCACCAGCGCGGTGGGTCAGGGCCTTTCGGTGGAGCGGGTGCTGGCGCTGCGGCCGGAGCTGGTGATCCTGAGCACCTGGCAGCTCGGCTCGGCCGAGACGCGGCAGAATGTCGAGCACCTCGCCTCCGCCGGCATTCCGGTGATCTTCATCGACAACTTCCAGCGGCCGCTCAGCAACGGCATCCCGAGCATCCGCCTGCTGGGCCGGGCGCTGGGCTGCGAGGAACGGGCCGAGGCGGTGATCGGCTTCCAGGAGGAGCGGCTGGCGCGCATCCGCGAGCGTGTCGCCGCCCATGCCGGCCCGAGGCCGGGGGTGATCATGAACGCCTTCGCCGGGCGGCGGCCCTGCTGCTGGGTGGCCGGGAATGACGGCACGGGGCAGATGCTTTCGCTGGTGGGCGTGCGGAACCTGTCCGAGGGCATGCTGCCCGGCCCGCGCGGCGGCGAGATCAACCTGGAGCAGCTCCTCGCCGTGGCGCCGGAGATCGTGGTGAACACCGGCAACCGCCATGACGAGGACCAGCAGGGCCTGCGCGTCGGCACGGGCGTCACGCTGGCCGAGGCCAGGGCCTCGCTGGAGGCGCTGATGGCCTCGCCGGAACTCGTGGCCCTGCCCGCCACGCGGGACAGGCGCGTCTATGGGTTGTGGAACCCGGTCTTCGGCAGCCCGGTCGGCATCGCCGCGCTGGAGGCGATGGCGCGCTGGCTGCGGCCGGACCTCTTCGCGGATCTCGACCCGGCGGCGACGCTGGCGGAAATCAACCGCCGCTTCGCCGCCGTGCCCTTCGAAGGGACCTACTGGGTCGGCCCCGGATAG
- a CDS encoding NAD(P)H-dependent glycerol-3-phosphate dehydrogenase gives MSEANRLAVLGAGAWGTALAIQAARAGNRVTLWARDPEKAAAMRGTHRNPRLPDAVLEGLRVTADAAEALEGASLAVLAVPMQPLRAAVAAMPELPPVVAVAKGVESSSLLLPLEVLAELRPGLPAAVLSGPNFAHEVAAGLPAAAVLASTDPVLRAAACARLATPAFRLYEGEDVLGVQICGAAKNVAAIAAGAAMGAGLGENARAALVTRTLAEIARLVVALGGRAETAAGLSGLGDLLLTCTGPSSRNFALGHALGRGLSPAEALADSRGVAEGAATAPALLARAAAAGVEMPVSATVAAVLAGRLDVAQAVGRLMERPRRSE, from the coding sequence ATGAGTGAGGCGAACAGGCTCGCCGTCCTTGGCGCCGGGGCCTGGGGCACGGCGCTGGCGATCCAGGCGGCACGGGCGGGCAACCGGGTGACGCTCTGGGCGCGCGACCCGGAGAAGGCGGCGGCGATGCGCGGGACGCACCGGAACCCGCGCCTGCCGGATGCGGTGCTGGAGGGGCTGCGCGTGACCGCCGATGCCGCCGAGGCGCTGGAGGGGGCGAGCCTCGCCGTGCTGGCCGTGCCGATGCAGCCGCTGCGCGCCGCCGTCGCCGCCATGCCGGAACTGCCGCCGGTGGTGGCGGTGGCCAAGGGGGTGGAGAGCAGCTCGCTGTTGCTGCCGCTGGAGGTGCTGGCCGAGCTGCGGCCGGGCCTGCCCGCCGCCGTGCTCTCCGGGCCGAATTTCGCGCATGAGGTGGCGGCCGGCCTGCCCGCCGCCGCCGTGCTGGCCAGCACCGATCCGGTGCTGCGCGCCGCCGCCTGCGCCCGCCTCGCCACGCCGGCCTTCCGCCTCTACGAGGGCGAGGACGTGCTCGGCGTGCAGATCTGCGGCGCCGCCAAGAATGTCGCGGCCATCGCCGCCGGGGCCGCCATGGGCGCCGGGCTGGGCGAGAATGCCCGCGCCGCCCTGGTCACGCGCACCCTGGCCGAGATCGCGCGCCTCGTGGTGGCGCTGGGCGGGCGGGCCGAGACCGCCGCCGGGCTTTCCGGCCTGGGGGACCTGCTGCTGACCTGCACCGGGCCGAGCAGCCGGAACTTCGCGCTGGGCCATGCGCTGGGGCGCGGCCTGAGCCCGGCCGAGGCGCTGGCGGACAGCCGGGGAGTCGCGGAGGGGGCGGCCACCGCGCCCGCCCTGCTCGCCCGCGCCGCGGCGGCCGGGGTGGAGATGCCGGTCAGCGCCACCGTCGCCGCCGTGCTGGCGGGGCGGCTCGACGTGGCCCAGGCGGTCGGGCGGCTGATGGAGCGGCCGCGCCGGAGCGAGTAG